In Pseudomonas oryzicola, one DNA window encodes the following:
- a CDS encoding enoyl-CoA hydratase/isomerase family protein — protein MTAHATTSATDPVLAEVRNHIGHLTLNRPAGLNALTLDMVRSLRRHFDLWANDPQVQAVVLRGEGPKGFCAGGDIRSLHDSFKAGETLHETFFVEEYALDLVIHHYRKPVLVLMDGFTLGGGMGLAQGCDLRVVTERSRLGMPEVGIGYFPDVGGSYFLSRIPGELGTYLGVSGAQIQAADALYCGLADWYLASDKLAALDHGLDQLRFGDHPLKDLQNLLAGLGTQVLDDAPLEKLRPVIDHFFALPDVPAIVEQLRTVSIGDSHAWAVATADQLESRSPLAMAVTLEMLRRGRHRSLEDCFAMELHLDRQWFQHGDIIEGVRALIIDKDKQPRWNPPTLAALQRQRVEQFFEGL, from the coding sequence ATGACTGCGCACGCTACTACCTCAGCCACCGACCCTGTGCTGGCCGAAGTCCGCAACCACATCGGCCACCTGACCCTGAACCGCCCTGCCGGCCTCAATGCCCTGACCCTGGACATGGTGCGCAGCCTGCGCCGGCACTTCGACCTGTGGGCCAACGACCCGCAGGTGCAGGCCGTGGTACTGCGTGGCGAGGGCCCCAAAGGCTTCTGTGCCGGTGGCGACATCCGGTCGCTGCATGACAGCTTCAAAGCGGGCGAAACGCTGCATGAGACGTTCTTCGTCGAGGAATACGCGCTCGACCTGGTCATCCACCATTACCGCAAGCCGGTGCTGGTGCTGATGGACGGCTTCACCCTGGGCGGCGGCATGGGCCTGGCCCAGGGCTGCGACCTGCGCGTGGTCACCGAGCGCAGCCGCCTGGGCATGCCCGAAGTGGGCATCGGCTACTTCCCTGATGTAGGCGGCAGCTACTTCCTGTCGCGCATCCCTGGCGAGCTGGGCACCTACCTGGGCGTCAGCGGCGCCCAGATCCAGGCAGCCGATGCGCTGTACTGCGGCCTGGCCGACTGGTACCTGGCCAGCGACAAGCTCGCCGCCCTCGACCACGGCCTCGACCAGTTGCGCTTTGGCGACCACCCGCTCAAGGACCTGCAGAACCTGCTGGCCGGGCTCGGCACCCAGGTGCTCGACGATGCCCCACTGGAAAAACTGCGCCCGGTCATCGACCACTTCTTCGCCCTGCCCGATGTGCCGGCCATCGTCGAACAACTGCGCACTGTCAGCATTGGCGACAGCCACGCCTGGGCCGTGGCCACCGCCGACCAGCTGGAAAGCCGCTCGCCGCTGGCCATGGCGGTTACCCTGGAGATGCTGCGCCGTGGCCGCCACCGGAGCCTGGAGGACTGCTTTGCCATGGAGCTGCACCTGGACCGTCAGTGGTTCCAGCACGGCGACATCATCGAGGGCGTGCGTGCGCTGATCATCGACAAGGACAAGCAGCCGCGCTGGAACCCACCGACCCTGGCTGCCTTGCAGCGCCAGCGAGTCGAACAATTCTTCGAAGGCCTGTGA
- a CDS encoding acyl-CoA dehydrogenase family protein yields the protein MQDLELSEEQIMIRDMARDFSRGEIAPHAQAWEKAGWIDDGVVRKMGELGLLGMVVPEQFGGSYTDYVAYALAVEEIAAGCGATGAMMSIHNSVGCGPLLAYGTAEQQQQWLPRLASGEVIGCFCLTEPQAGSEAHNLRTRAELVDGQWVINGAKQFVSNARRAGLAIVFAVTDPELGKKGLSAFLVPTDNPGFKVDRSEHKMGIRASDTCAVTFDNCRIPAANILGERGKGLAIALSNLEGGRIGIAAQALGIARAAFEAALLYSRDRVQFGKPINEHQSIANLLADMQVQVNAARLLILHAARLRSAGKPCLSEASQAKLFASEMAERVCSMAIQVHGGYGYLEDYPVERYYRDARITQIYEGSSEIQRMLIARELKHYPL from the coding sequence ATGCAAGACCTGGAACTGAGCGAAGAACAGATCATGATCCGCGACATGGCCCGGGACTTCTCCCGTGGCGAGATCGCCCCGCATGCCCAGGCCTGGGAAAAGGCCGGCTGGATCGACGATGGCGTGGTGCGCAAGATGGGCGAACTGGGCCTGCTGGGCATGGTCGTGCCGGAACAGTTCGGTGGCAGCTACACCGACTATGTCGCCTACGCCCTGGCCGTCGAAGAGATTGCCGCCGGCTGCGGCGCCACCGGGGCGATGATGAGCATCCACAATTCGGTGGGCTGCGGCCCGCTGCTGGCCTACGGCACTGCCGAACAGCAACAGCAGTGGTTGCCGCGCCTGGCCAGTGGCGAAGTGATCGGCTGCTTCTGCCTGACCGAACCGCAGGCCGGCTCCGAGGCGCATAACCTGCGCACCCGCGCCGAACTGGTGGATGGCCAGTGGGTGATCAACGGCGCCAAGCAGTTCGTGAGCAATGCCCGCCGCGCCGGGTTGGCGATCGTTTTCGCGGTGACCGATCCCGAGCTGGGCAAGAAGGGCCTCTCGGCATTCCTGGTGCCTACCGACAACCCGGGCTTCAAGGTTGATCGCAGCGAACACAAGATGGGCATCCGCGCGTCCGATACCTGTGCGGTGACCTTCGACAACTGCCGCATCCCCGCTGCCAATATCCTCGGTGAGCGTGGCAAGGGCCTGGCCATCGCCCTGTCCAACCTCGAAGGCGGCCGAATCGGCATTGCCGCCCAGGCCTTGGGCATAGCCCGCGCCGCATTCGAAGCCGCGCTGCTGTACTCACGTGACCGCGTGCAGTTCGGCAAGCCGATCAACGAGCACCAGAGCATCGCCAACCTGCTGGCCGACATGCAGGTACAGGTGAATGCCGCGCGCCTGCTCATCCTGCATGCCGCGCGCCTGCGCAGCGCTGGCAAGCCATGCCTGTCGGAGGCGTCACAGGCCAAGCTGTTCGCCTCGGAAATGGCCGAGCGGGTGTGCTCGATGGCGATCCAGGTGCATGGCGGGTATGGCTACCTGGAGGACTACCCGGTGGAGCGCTATTACCGCGATGCGCGGATCACGCAGATCTATGAAGGGTCGAGCGAAATCCAGCGCATGCTGATTGCGCGCGAGCTGAAGCACTATCCGCTGTAA
- a CDS encoding LysR family transcriptional regulator: MDMLHAMRTFARVVECGSFAAAANALDISAAQVSRIVAELENQLQTRLLHRTTRRLRMSEAGERFLERSRQILLLTEEAVGEARGAHLTPRGHLRLHCPHGLGLLLMPLVAGYNALCPEVVIELTLSQRNPDPLAEGHDVVITVDGALPDSQLIAVPLGNIFSIPCAAPSYLQAHGVPERPEDLHQHRCLRMAYPMYEGDWVFPQGVDQCVIAPSDSFSTNVADAMLVASELGMGIGLLPFYTASQAIEQGRLCRLLAPYRLRENALYAVYPSRHYLDAKVRTWIDYLKEQLPALFEGHAQVVDDARYWR; encoded by the coding sequence ATGGACATGCTGCATGCCATGCGTACCTTCGCCCGGGTAGTGGAATGCGGCAGCTTCGCTGCGGCTGCCAACGCCCTGGACATCTCCGCGGCGCAGGTGTCGCGCATCGTGGCAGAACTGGAAAACCAGCTGCAGACCCGCCTGTTGCACCGCACGACGCGGCGTTTGCGCATGAGCGAGGCAGGCGAGCGGTTCCTCGAGCGTTCGCGGCAGATCTTGTTGCTCACCGAAGAAGCCGTGGGCGAAGCCCGTGGTGCGCACCTGACCCCGCGTGGGCACCTGCGTTTGCATTGCCCGCATGGGCTGGGGCTGCTGCTGATGCCGCTGGTGGCCGGCTACAACGCGCTATGTCCGGAAGTGGTGATCGAGCTGACCCTGTCCCAGCGCAACCCGGATCCGCTGGCCGAAGGGCATGACGTGGTGATTACCGTAGACGGGGCGCTGCCGGATTCGCAGTTGATCGCTGTGCCGCTGGGCAACATCTTCAGCATCCCCTGTGCGGCGCCCAGCTATCTGCAGGCCCATGGCGTACCCGAACGCCCGGAAGACCTGCATCAGCACCGTTGCCTGCGCATGGCCTACCCGATGTACGAAGGGGACTGGGTATTCCCGCAAGGGGTGGACCAATGCGTGATCGCGCCGAGCGACAGTTTTTCCACCAACGTCGCCGACGCCATGCTGGTGGCCAGCGAACTGGGCATGGGCATTGGCCTGCTGCCGTTCTATACCGCCAGCCAGGCGATCGAACAGGGGCGCTTGTGCCGGCTGCTGGCCCCGTACCGGCTGAGGGAGAACGCGCTGTACGCGGTGTACCCGTCACGGCATTACCTGGATGCCAAGGTACGGACCTGGATCGACTACCTCAAGGAGCAGCTGCCAGCGTTGTTCGAGGGGCATGCCCAGGTGGTAGATGATGCGCGTTATTGGCGCTGA
- a CDS encoding DUF2790 domain-containing protein — protein sequence MKRSITVLAIAASLASFGALADTASSQPASTHYEYGMPLDVAKVISITPASNAADCQVGTAHMVYVDHQGQQREIDYREMGNCSQQ from the coding sequence ATGAAACGCTCGATCACTGTCCTTGCCATAGCCGCCAGCCTCGCCTCGTTCGGCGCTCTCGCCGACACCGCCAGCAGCCAGCCCGCCAGTACCCACTACGAATACGGCATGCCGCTGGACGTGGCCAAGGTCATTTCCATCACCCCGGCCAGCAACGCCGCCGACTGCCAGGTCGGCACCGCGCACATGGTGTATGTCGACCACCAGGGCCAGCAGCGTGAAATCGACTACCGGGAGATGGGCAACTGCTCGCAGCAATGA
- a CDS encoding tRNA (adenine(22)-N(1))-methyltransferase, with translation MNEQTLSRRLERVAAYVPQDARLADIGSDHGYLPVALMLRGVLAAAVAGEVAQTPFASAQRNVRRNGLEGRVSVRLADGLAAIEPEDRISVVSICGMGGDTMCDILEAGKQRLAGVTRLVLQPNGGERELRQWLMDNGLRIVNEELLRENRFDYEIIVAEPGAAAYSAEQLYFGPMLLQEKSEAFLVKWRRMLRQKQQTLANFERARDAVPQAKLDNFRQQVGWINAVLA, from the coding sequence GTGAACGAACAGACATTGTCCAGGCGCCTGGAGCGCGTGGCCGCCTATGTGCCACAGGACGCGCGCCTGGCCGACATCGGCTCGGACCACGGCTACCTGCCGGTGGCCTTGATGTTGCGCGGGGTGCTGGCGGCGGCAGTGGCCGGCGAGGTGGCACAGACGCCATTCGCCTCGGCCCAGCGAAACGTGCGCAGGAACGGCCTGGAAGGTCGGGTCAGCGTGCGCCTGGCCGATGGCCTGGCAGCGATCGAGCCAGAGGACCGCATCTCGGTGGTCAGCATCTGTGGCATGGGCGGCGACACCATGTGTGACATCCTCGAGGCCGGTAAGCAACGCCTGGCTGGCGTCACCCGCCTGGTGCTACAGCCCAATGGCGGTGAGCGCGAACTGCGCCAATGGCTGATGGACAATGGCTTGCGCATCGTCAACGAAGAACTGTTGCGGGAGAACCGCTTCGACTACGAGATCATCGTCGCCGAGCCAGGGGCGGCAGCGTACAGCGCTGAACAGCTGTATTTCGGCCCGATGCTGCTGCAGGAGAAAAGCGAGGCGTTCCTGGTCAAGTGGCGGCGCATGCTGCGGCAGAAGCAGCAGACCCTGGCCAACTTCGAGCGGGCTCGCGATGCCGTGCCTCAAGCGAAGCTCGACAACTTCAGGCAACAGGTGGGCTGGATCAACGCAGTACTGGCCTGA
- a CDS encoding RidA family protein — MANADIIYTPDPDAESISSDVAEYNGVLVTTQIPTHADGSLELGGIVEQSECTLQALKVALEKAGSGMDRVLHLTIYLTDMADRAAFNEVYQRYFSKPWPVRAAVGVAALAVEGMRVEVTAMAAKR, encoded by the coding sequence ATGGCAAATGCAGACATCATCTACACCCCGGACCCGGACGCCGAGTCGATCTCTTCTGACGTCGCCGAATACAATGGCGTGCTGGTCACCACTCAGATCCCGACCCACGCCGACGGCAGCCTGGAGCTGGGTGGCATCGTCGAGCAGAGCGAGTGCACCCTGCAGGCGCTGAAGGTGGCGCTGGAAAAAGCCGGCAGCGGCATGGACCGCGTGCTGCACCTTACCATCTACCTGACCGACATGGCCGACCGCGCGGCGTTCAACGAGGTGTACCAGCGCTACTTCAGCAAGCCCTGGCCGGTACGCGCCGCCGTCGGCGTGGCTGCGCTGGCAGTCGAAGGCATGCGCGTGGAAGTGACCGCGATGGCCGCCAAGCGCTGA
- a CDS encoding peptidase U32 family protein, with amino-acid sequence MSLPKNHLELLSPARDVAIAREAILHGADAIYIGGPSFGARHNACNEVSDIAELVEFAHRYHARVFTTINTILHDNELEPARTLIHQLYDAGVDALIVQDLGVMELDIPPIELHASTQTDIRTLARAKFLDQAGFSQLVLARELNLQQIRAIAAETDAAIEFFIHGALCVAFSGQCNISHAQTGRSANRGDCSQACRLPYTLKDDQGRVVAFEKHLLSMKDNNQTANLRDLVDAGVRSFKIEGRYKDMGYVKNITAHYRKELDAILEDRPDLARASSGRTEHFFVPDPDKTFHRGSTDYFVTDRKVDIGAFDSPTFTGLPVGVVEKVGKRDLQVVTEVPLTNGDGLNVLVKREVVGFRANIAELRSAFEEEGEKRYRYRVEPNEMPEGLHKLRPNHPLSRNLDHNWQQALQRTSAERRVGVQWHAVLREQRLALTVTSEEGVSAQVALDGPFGPANKPQRALEQLHDLLGQLGTTMYHADSIELDAPQAYFIPNSQLKALRREAIEALTAARVQAHPRGGRKAETTPPPVYPESHLSFLANVYNQKARDFYHRHGVQLIDAAYEAHEEHGEVPVMITKHCLRFSFNLCPKQAKGVTGVRTKVAPMQLIQGDEVLTLKFDCKPCEMHVIGKMKSHIIDLPTPGSAVAQVVGHISPEDLLKTIPRGPH; translated from the coding sequence ATGTCCCTTCCAAAGAATCACCTGGAACTGCTCAGCCCTGCCCGTGACGTCGCCATCGCCCGCGAAGCGATCCTGCACGGCGCAGACGCCATCTATATCGGCGGCCCGAGCTTCGGCGCGCGCCATAACGCCTGCAACGAAGTCAGCGATATCGCCGAACTGGTCGAGTTCGCCCATCGCTACCACGCCCGTGTTTTCACCACCATCAACACCATCCTCCACGACAACGAGCTGGAACCGGCGCGCACGCTGATCCACCAGCTGTACGACGCCGGCGTCGACGCCCTGATCGTGCAGGACCTGGGCGTGATGGAACTGGACATCCCGCCGATCGAGCTGCACGCCAGTACCCAGACCGACATCCGCACCCTGGCACGGGCCAAGTTCCTCGACCAGGCCGGCTTCTCCCAGCTGGTGCTGGCCCGCGAGCTGAACCTGCAGCAGATCCGTGCCATCGCCGCCGAGACCGACGCCGCCATCGAGTTCTTCATCCACGGTGCTTTGTGCGTGGCCTTCTCCGGCCAGTGCAACATCTCCCACGCGCAGACCGGCCGCAGCGCCAACCGTGGCGATTGCTCCCAGGCCTGCCGCCTGCCCTACACCCTGAAGGATGACCAGGGCCGCGTGGTGGCCTTCGAGAAGCACCTGCTGTCGATGAAGGACAACAACCAGACCGCCAACCTGCGCGACCTGGTCGATGCCGGCGTGCGCTCGTTCAAGATCGAAGGCCGCTACAAGGACATGGGCTATGTGAAGAACATCACTGCCCACTACCGCAAGGAACTCGACGCCATCCTCGAGGACCGCCCGGACCTGGCCCGCGCTTCCAGCGGCCGCACCGAACACTTCTTCGTGCCCGACCCGGACAAGACCTTCCATCGCGGCAGCACCGACTACTTCGTCACCGACCGCAAGGTCGACATCGGCGCCTTCGACTCGCCAACCTTCACCGGCCTGCCGGTGGGTGTGGTGGAGAAGGTCGGCAAGCGCGACCTGCAAGTAGTCACCGAAGTGCCACTGACCAATGGCGACGGCCTGAACGTGCTGGTCAAGCGCGAAGTGGTGGGTTTTCGCGCCAACATCGCTGAGCTGCGCAGCGCGTTCGAGGAAGAAGGCGAGAAGCGCTACCGTTACCGCGTCGAGCCCAACGAGATGCCTGAAGGCCTGCACAAGCTGCGGCCCAACCACCCGCTGTCGCGCAACCTCGACCACAACTGGCAGCAGGCCCTGCAACGCACCTCGGCCGAACGCCGGGTCGGCGTGCAATGGCACGCGGTGTTGCGTGAACAGCGCCTGGCGCTGACGGTCACCAGCGAGGAAGGCGTGAGCGCGCAGGTGGCGCTGGACGGCCCGTTCGGCCCGGCCAACAAGCCGCAGCGGGCGCTGGAGCAGTTGCACGACCTGCTCGGCCAGCTGGGGACCACGATGTACCACGCCGACAGCATCGAACTGGACGCCCCGCAGGCGTACTTCATCCCCAACTCGCAGCTCAAGGCCCTGCGCCGCGAAGCCATCGAGGCGTTGACCGCCGCACGTGTCCAGGCGCACCCGCGTGGTGGGCGCAAGGCCGAGACCACGCCACCGCCGGTGTACCCCGAGTCGCACCTGTCGTTCCTGGCCAACGTGTACAACCAGAAAGCCCGTGACTTCTACCACCGCCATGGTGTGCAACTGATCGACGCCGCCTACGAGGCCCATGAAGAGCACGGCGAAGTGCCGGTGATGATCACCAAGCACTGCCTGCGCTTCTCCTTCAACCTGTGCCCCAAGCAGGCCAAGGGCGTGACCGGCGTGCGCACCAAGGTGGCGCCGATGCAGCTGATCCAGGGCGACGAAGTGCTGACCCTGAAGTTCGACTGCAAACCGTGCGAAATGCATGTGATCGGCAAGATGAAGAGCCACATCATCGACCTGCCGACCCCAGGCAGCGCGGTGGCCCAGGTGGTGGGGCACATCAGCCCGGAAGACCTGCTCAAGACCATTCCACGCGGGCCGCATTGA
- a CDS encoding sigma-54 dependent transcriptional regulator → MQQPAAQRRLLIVDPCDDCHRLLPGLRSAGWDVDSCRLGDALDQPCDVGLLRLQAVHLRHPDAVKDLITRSNTEWIAVLSAEQLRMPAVGDFVCEWFFDFHTLPFDVSRVQVTLGRAFGMARLRGRGVRKVEETTHELLGESRPIRELRKLLGKLAPTESPVLIRGESGTGKELVARTLHRQSQRSEQPFIAINCGAIPEHLIQSELFGHEKGAFTGAHQRKTGRIEAAHGGTLFLDEIGDLPLELQANLLRFLQEKHIERVGGSQPIPVDVRVLAATHVDLEKAIEQGRFREDLYYRLNVLQVVTAPLRDRHGDLSMLASHFAQFYSLETGRRPRSFSDNALAAMGRHDWPGNVRELANRVRRGLVLAEGRQIEAQDLGLETLDPAQPPLGTLEEYKHRAERQALCDVLNRHSDNLSVAARVLGISRPTFYRLLHKHQIR, encoded by the coding sequence ATGCAACAGCCTGCCGCCCAACGCCGTTTGCTCATCGTCGACCCTTGCGACGACTGTCATCGCTTGTTGCCTGGCCTGCGCAGCGCAGGCTGGGATGTGGACAGCTGCAGGCTTGGGGACGCGCTGGATCAGCCTTGCGATGTGGGCCTGTTACGCTTGCAGGCTGTGCACCTGAGGCATCCGGATGCGGTCAAGGACCTGATCACCCGCAGCAATACCGAATGGATTGCCGTGCTCAGCGCCGAACAGTTGCGCATGCCGGCGGTCGGCGATTTTGTCTGCGAGTGGTTTTTCGACTTCCATACCCTGCCATTCGACGTATCCCGGGTGCAGGTAACCCTGGGCCGTGCCTTCGGCATGGCCCGCCTGCGCGGCAGGGGCGTGCGCAAGGTCGAGGAAACCACCCACGAGCTGCTGGGTGAAAGCCGCCCGATCCGCGAGCTGCGCAAGCTGCTGGGCAAGCTGGCACCCACCGAGTCGCCGGTGCTGATCCGGGGTGAAAGTGGCACCGGCAAGGAACTGGTGGCCCGCACCCTGCATCGCCAGTCGCAGCGCAGCGAGCAACCGTTCATCGCCATCAACTGCGGGGCGATACCCGAGCACTTGATCCAGTCGGAATTGTTCGGCCACGAAAAAGGCGCGTTCACCGGTGCTCACCAACGCAAGACCGGGCGCATCGAAGCCGCCCACGGCGGCACGCTGTTTCTCGACGAAATCGGCGACTTGCCGCTGGAGCTGCAGGCCAACCTGCTGCGCTTTCTGCAGGAAAAGCATATCGAGCGCGTGGGCGGCAGCCAGCCGATCCCGGTGGACGTGCGGGTGCTGGCGGCTACCCACGTCGACCTGGAAAAGGCAATCGAGCAAGGGCGCTTCCGCGAGGACCTGTATTACCGTCTCAACGTCCTGCAGGTGGTCACCGCGCCACTGCGTGACCGGCATGGTGACTTGTCCATGCTGGCCAGCCACTTTGCCCAGTTCTACAGCCTGGAAACCGGGCGCCGCCCGCGTTCGTTCAGCGACAACGCCCTGGCGGCCATGGGCCGGCATGATTGGCCGGGTAATGTGCGTGAGCTGGCCAACCGGGTACGCCGCGGGCTGGTCCTTGCCGAAGGCCGGCAAATCGAAGCGCAGGACCTGGGGCTGGAGACGCTCGACCCGGCACAACCGCCACTGGGCACGCTGGAGGAGTACAAGCACCGGGCCGAGCGCCAGGCGCTATGCGACGTGCTCAACCGGCACAGTGACAACCTGAGCGTGGCGGCCAGGGTGCTGGGCATTTCGCGGCCGACGTTCTATCGGTTGCTGCACAAGCACCAGATACGCTGA
- a CDS encoding vWA domain-containing protein, which translates to MAWLPTLLKGRPRLRQDLCWQLRQARPAELWLVIVDASASTRRHQALTQTKGLLATLFDQAYRQRARLALLTASGRTPQWQRHGLKASAALQPWLHALGAGGGTPLLAALEQARHWLQVRQRAHPQEALRCLVFTDGRLQHCNGVQPMPCTTLLVDMEMAPVRLGRAQRLAEQLQADYQHLQQFKIRD; encoded by the coding sequence GTGGCCTGGCTGCCGACCTTGCTCAAGGGCCGGCCACGGCTGCGCCAGGACCTGTGCTGGCAGCTGCGCCAGGCCAGGCCTGCCGAGTTGTGGTTAGTCATCGTCGATGCCTCGGCCTCGACCCGGCGTCACCAGGCGTTGACGCAAACCAAGGGGCTGCTGGCGACACTGTTCGACCAGGCGTACCGCCAGCGCGCCAGGCTGGCCCTGCTGACTGCCAGCGGGCGCACGCCGCAGTGGCAACGTCACGGCCTGAAGGCTTCGGCCGCCTTGCAGCCGTGGCTGCACGCCTTGGGTGCCGGTGGCGGAACGCCGTTGCTTGCCGCACTGGAACAGGCCCGGCATTGGCTCCAGGTACGGCAACGCGCCCACCCGCAGGAAGCGTTGCGTTGCCTGGTGTTTACCGATGGCCGCCTGCAGCATTGCAATGGTGTACAGCCGATGCCGTGCACCACGTTGCTGGTGGATATGGAAATGGCGCCGGTGCGCCTGGGGCGCGCGCAGCGTCTGGCGGAACAACTGCAAGCGGATTATCAGCACTTGCAACAGTTCAAGATCCGGGACTGA
- a CDS encoding ATP-binding protein, with translation MSEPVQFPLAAVVGADDLKLALCLTAIDPKIGGVLIEGPRGMAKSTLARGLADLLGEGPFVTLPLGASEERLVGTLDLDAALGQGKAQFSPGVLAQADGGVLYVDEVNLLPDTLVDLLLDVAASGTNRVERDGISHRHSARFVLIGTMNPEEGELRPQLLDRFGLNVALEGLPEPAARQQIIRRRLAFDSDPQAFCAQWAQAQAQLRERCQAARHALAAIALDDQALAWITERCYAAGVDGLRADLVWLRAARAHCAWRGGAAIEEADIEAVAEFALRHRRRVAPQANPPSTPSQAQQQPVPQGPRAPGEQAGQGDWGALPAQPVASGARREVPNWAKKP, from the coding sequence ATGAGTGAACCCGTGCAATTTCCGCTGGCAGCCGTAGTCGGTGCCGATGACCTCAAGCTGGCGCTGTGCCTGACGGCCATCGACCCGAAGATCGGCGGAGTGCTGATCGAGGGGCCGCGTGGCATGGCCAAGAGCACCCTGGCCCGTGGCCTTGCCGACCTGCTGGGGGAGGGGCCGTTCGTTACCCTGCCTCTGGGGGCCAGCGAGGAACGGCTGGTCGGCACGCTCGACCTGGATGCCGCGCTCGGGCAGGGCAAGGCGCAGTTCTCCCCGGGCGTGCTGGCCCAGGCCGATGGTGGCGTGTTGTATGTCGACGAGGTCAACCTGCTGCCCGACACCCTGGTCGACCTGTTGCTCGACGTGGCGGCCAGCGGTACCAACCGGGTCGAGCGTGACGGCATTTCGCACCGGCACAGTGCCCGCTTCGTATTGATCGGCACCATGAACCCGGAGGAAGGCGAGCTGCGCCCGCAACTGCTCGACCGCTTCGGCCTGAACGTGGCCCTCGAAGGCTTGCCCGAGCCCGCGGCGCGTCAACAGATCATTCGTCGCCGCCTGGCGTTCGACAGCGACCCGCAGGCGTTCTGCGCGCAATGGGCCCAGGCCCAGGCGCAATTGCGCGAACGCTGCCAGGCCGCCCGCCACGCCCTGGCCGCCATCGCCCTGGACGACCAGGCGCTGGCCTGGATCACCGAGCGCTGCTATGCCGCCGGGGTCGATGGCCTGCGCGCCGACCTGGTCTGGCTGCGGGCTGCGCGCGCGCACTGCGCCTGGCGCGGCGGTGCAGCCATCGAAGAGGCCGATATCGAGGCGGTGGCCGAGTTCGCCCTGCGCCATCGTCGCCGGGTTGCACCCCAGGCCAACCCGCCTTCGACGCCGTCGCAGGCTCAACAGCAGCCTGTGCCGCAGGGTCCCCGCGCCCCGGGCGAGCAGGCCGGGCAGGGCGACTGGGGGGCATTGCCGGCGCAGCCAGTCGCCAGCGGCGCCCGCCGCGAGGTGCCGAACTGGGCAAAAAAGCCCTGA